The Kosmotoga arenicorallina S304 genome segment GCCTATATTACCTTTCAAACTTTCATTCATGTTGTCTATGATTTTTTCGCCAATGGTCACATGCGTTTTCATGATTTCAAATTCATCTGCCGTAAGTCTACCAGGTTTTAAGAGTATATGATCTGGAATTCCGACTTTCCCAATATCATGTGCCGGACTGAACCAAAGCATTTCACGAACGAATTTTGGTGAAATATTTCTGTTTTTTGATGCGAGTTTCGAGGCAATCAAATGAGAATAAAGTGAAACTCTCGTTAAGTGTTTCCCCGTTTCATTGTCCTTTTTCTCTACGAGGTCAGCAAAGGCTCTTGTAGCTTTTGCAATGAGTTCCTGATTTATGTAAGAAGAGAACGAAATTCCTTTGATGAGGTTTGCAAACCGTGTTACCTGTAGCGCTTCTTTTTCTGAAAAAGCATCTTTTTTCATACTGTTCACGAAGAAAAATCCTATACAGCTTCCTTTCATAAAAACTGGCACTGTAATGCTCGATTTCATACCTTCTTTTAAAAGTAATTCTGTTGGTTTTGACTTGTGAACATTATTATAGTAGTATTCAAGGTCATTTATTATCCTATTTTGCTTGCTATCAAGAAGCTTTTGGAGAGATGTTTTTTCAATATTCGTAGTAAAGCCCTCTTTGAGATGCGTTTCCCGAGCTTTTGACACTGCTGTCTCTGCTATGACGTTTTTGAAGCTATCTAAAAAAGCAAAAGCAGCGCGATCCACATTCATATGTTTATTGAGAGTTTCAAATATCTTCGGCATGATATCTTCAAGCGTTCCCGCCTCCTCCAGGCTTAGAACTTCTTGATTGAATTGGATTTCTTTTATTGTTTCTCTCAAAACAGCAAAGACAGCTTGAGCCTCACTTATGGGAGGCGGAAGACTAAGTTCTACAGCAAAACCGTTAATAGATGAATCCAAAACCTCCGTGTTTTTAATGATGTAGTTTGTAAATCTCATGAAGTCCTTTCCAATTATTAGGACGCCAATTCCAATAGAAACAAATACCACAAGTACAATTTTGAGTGAAACCGAAC includes the following:
- a CDS encoding HD domain-containing phosphohydrolase, which translates into the protein MKRSVKMNIKIVFYFIIISIVSVVVLILFVDFLGMKLRSDEKLLEKIVQNNSVLEKVEMLHSLYHDYGEKAFETREYIAISHNLEKELKTTEKSLADFSIPFPSETILSFVKANSEYSKVPPELYKIENRVQEWISSKEQFLSKLSSVSLKIVLVVFVSIGIGVLIIGKDFMRFTNYIIKNTEVLDSSINGFAVELSLPPPISEAQAVFAVLRETIKEIQFNQEVLSLEEAGTLEDIMPKIFETLNKHMNVDRAAFAFLDSFKNVIAETAVSKARETHLKEGFTTNIEKTSLQKLLDSKQNRIINDLEYYYNNVHKSKPTELLLKEGMKSSITVPVFMKGSCIGFFFVNSMKKDAFSEKEALQVTRFANLIKGISFSSYINQELIAKATRAFADLVEKKDNETGKHLTRVSLYSHLIASKLASKNRNISPKFVREMLWFSPAHDIGKVGIPDHILLKPGRLTADEFEIMKTHVTIGEKIIDNMNESLKGNIGIDFLKTAKEIIMGHHEKWDGSGYPRGLKGEEIPLAGRITAVVDVFDALTSKRSYKPAYSLEKSLKIMHSGRGSHFDPLVFDAFMESFDEVKIIYEKLRDTGKEPKAFEGIKIFNGAS